In Marivirga salinae, a single window of DNA contains:
- a CDS encoding DUF6577 family protein yields MPKIIENRLIEEFKERDAFSREALFDFFRYYEPDLKEGTFGWRIYDLKNKNIIKSVQRGYYTISYKPKFKPEISGEILKLAKLISERFEDVKHCIWSTDWFNEFSQHQSGKRLIIIEIEKDFIESLFYELKDNFKFDFYLNPDEKAIDFYISESKNPVIIKKLITRSPISKRTEKRIKFHTPLLEKILVDVFTESKLFYFYQGAELMHIYENALKNYTINFTKLFSYAKRRDQEQDIKQFMTNNISHLVKDVIE; encoded by the coding sequence ATGCCTAAAATTATTGAAAATAGATTGATAGAAGAATTTAAAGAAAGAGATGCCTTCTCAAGAGAAGCTCTATTTGACTTTTTTAGGTATTACGAACCAGACCTGAAAGAAGGAACTTTTGGATGGCGAATTTATGATCTTAAGAATAAGAATATTATAAAATCAGTGCAAAGGGGTTATTACACTATTTCTTACAAGCCCAAATTCAAGCCTGAGATTTCTGGAGAGATTTTGAAACTTGCAAAACTAATTTCAGAGCGGTTTGAAGATGTGAAACATTGTATTTGGAGTACTGACTGGTTTAATGAATTCTCACAACATCAATCAGGTAAAAGATTAATCATAATTGAAATTGAAAAGGATTTTATCGAATCACTTTTCTACGAATTGAAGGACAACTTTAAATTTGACTTTTATCTTAATCCTGATGAAAAAGCAATAGACTTTTATATCTCGGAAAGTAAAAATCCTGTCATTATAAAAAAACTCATCACAAGGTCACCAATTTCAAAAAGAACCGAGAAGAGAATTAAATTCCACACTCCCTTACTTGAAAAAATATTGGTTGATGTTTTTACAGAAAGCAAATTATTCTATTTCTATCAGGGAGCGGAATTGATGCACATATATGAAAATGCTTTAAAGAATTATACAATTAATTTTACGAAGTTATTCAGTTATGCTAAACGCAGAGACCAAGAACAAGACATCAAACAATTTATGACTAACAACATATCACACCTAGTAAAAGATGTAATAGAATGA
- a CDS encoding ABC transporter permease, protein MLKNYILVAVRNILRNKTISFINIFGLAVSMTVCLLLILIVADQYSYDNFHSDSDKIYRVITDREKQNDGIWSTATAPFPLAAALEGQQGVEELALVKKNFEGTAKWEQAEIPFHGLFANNEVFSIFNFPMAKGNAYEALSLPNAVVLSNEMATKLFGDADPIGQTIEVEEVGEYVITGVLEEFPGKTHFDFDMLASVNGLPLLEKEGKLLAPLTDWHNIYDNYIYIKTSESFQEGDLESILTKASTDNYSTEGDYSFTFKMQPLSEITMGPLLSNTMGFGLPAIVMYVLLGLAFVVMLSACFNYANLTTARAMNRAKEIGVRKVIGAGKKHIMGQFLTEAIIIAMFAFGIAALLVEYLHPSLNTMFASLGAPIRFDKTNNLYLIYVGFAALTGIIAGIVPAIFFSSTNALTALKKSINLENLGKKVGIARFSIRKVLVVTQFAFSIFFVVTIITIYQQMNMVLTADHGFKTENILNVKLEGMPYETIKNEFSSIANVQAISATTHMPALGTNNGFEVDLPNEEDPLFMNYLGVDNHYIPSMEIELVAGRNYPENMPNEERYILINERAVERIGWEGPEEAIGQYLTVGENQVEVIGVLKDFHYERMDEEIGPMALRYKPSEVQTMIVTINQNQEKETLAQLEAAWKKHTNRPFSYSYFEDDMKVSYGYFAALLAVLGYVTIIVVSLACLGLLGMVIFHIQNKTKEIGIRKTLGAEAWNITMTVSKSFIILIGISYLIAGPLAYFVNVSWLKMNAYKIDFGVGTIAIGFLLVLAVVALTIGSQVYKALKINPVESLRSE, encoded by the coding sequence ATGCTGAAAAATTATATACTTGTTGCTGTTCGCAATATTCTTCGAAACAAAACCATCTCATTTATCAATATCTTCGGATTGGCAGTGAGTATGACGGTTTGCCTATTGTTGATTTTAATTGTTGCAGATCAATATTCTTACGATAATTTTCATTCCGATTCTGATAAAATCTATAGGGTAATTACAGATCGTGAAAAGCAAAATGACGGAATATGGAGCACAGCAACCGCCCCATTTCCATTGGCAGCTGCTTTAGAAGGACAGCAAGGCGTGGAGGAATTAGCATTGGTGAAGAAGAATTTTGAAGGCACAGCCAAATGGGAACAAGCAGAAATTCCATTTCACGGACTTTTTGCTAATAATGAAGTCTTCAGCATTTTCAATTTCCCTATGGCAAAAGGAAATGCCTATGAGGCACTTTCCCTTCCTAATGCTGTAGTCTTAAGCAATGAAATGGCTACTAAGTTATTTGGAGATGCTGACCCAATCGGTCAAACAATTGAAGTAGAGGAAGTTGGCGAATATGTGATAACAGGAGTATTGGAAGAATTCCCTGGCAAAACACATTTTGATTTTGATATGCTGGCTTCAGTCAATGGACTTCCCTTACTGGAAAAGGAAGGGAAACTCTTAGCACCATTAACAGACTGGCATAACATTTATGACAATTATATCTACATCAAAACTTCAGAGAGCTTTCAGGAAGGAGATTTAGAATCCATTCTAACCAAAGCTTCTACTGATAACTATAGTACCGAAGGCGATTATAGCTTTACCTTTAAAATGCAACCCCTTTCAGAGATTACCATGGGACCCTTGCTAAGCAATACCATGGGCTTCGGATTACCGGCTATCGTGATGTATGTATTATTGGGACTCGCCTTTGTAGTGATGCTTTCTGCTTGTTTTAATTACGCCAATTTAACCACAGCCAGGGCTATGAACCGAGCAAAAGAGATTGGTGTCAGAAAAGTAATAGGAGCCGGTAAAAAACACATTATGGGTCAGTTTTTAACAGAAGCAATCATCATTGCTATGTTTGCTTTTGGGATTGCAGCTCTTTTAGTGGAATATCTTCACCCTTCATTGAATACAATGTTTGCTTCATTAGGAGCTCCCATCCGCTTTGATAAAACCAATAATCTTTATCTAATATATGTGGGCTTTGCAGCTTTAACAGGCATTATCGCAGGTATAGTTCCGGCTATATTTTTCTCTTCCACCAATGCTTTGACAGCCCTGAAGAAATCAATTAATCTGGAAAATTTAGGTAAGAAAGTGGGGATTGCTCGATTCAGTATCCGCAAAGTGTTGGTAGTCACTCAATTTGCTTTCTCCATTTTCTTTGTAGTGACCATTATCACCATTTATCAGCAGATGAATATGGTATTGACGGCTGATCATGGTTTTAAGACAGAGAATATTCTGAATGTGAAATTGGAGGGAATGCCTTATGAAACCATCAAAAATGAATTTAGCTCCATAGCCAATGTGCAAGCTATTTCAGCAACTACACATATGCCAGCATTAGGTACCAATAATGGCTTTGAGGTGGACTTACCAAATGAGGAAGACCCCTTATTTATGAACTATCTGGGAGTAGATAATCACTATATACCCTCAATGGAAATTGAGTTGGTAGCGGGAAGGAATTATCCTGAAAACATGCCAAATGAAGAGCGCTATATTTTAATTAATGAGCGTGCAGTAGAGCGAATTGGTTGGGAAGGCCCTGAAGAAGCTATTGGTCAATATCTAACGGTTGGTGAGAATCAGGTTGAGGTTATTGGAGTCCTAAAAGATTTCCATTATGAAAGAATGGATGAAGAAATAGGGCCAATGGCATTAAGATATAAACCTTCTGAAGTGCAAACTATGATTGTGACCATTAATCAGAATCAGGAAAAGGAAACCCTTGCACAATTAGAAGCTGCCTGGAAAAAGCATACTAACAGACCATTTAGCTACAGCTATTTTGAAGATGATATGAAAGTAAGCTATGGATATTTTGCTGCTTTGCTTGCTGTTTTAGGCTATGTAACCATCATAGTAGTGTCATTAGCATGCCTTGGACTATTAGGAATGGTTATTTTCCATATCCAGAACAAAACCAAGGAAATAGGTATCAGAAAAACATTGGGAGCGGAAGCCTGGAACATCACCATGACGGTGAGCAAGAGCTTTATAATCCTGATAGGAATTTCCTATTTGATTGCTGGGCCACTGGCCTATT
- a CDS encoding ion transporter, with protein MTFKHKIFNLVDENNKGSLPNRAFNIFIVFLIILNVTAIVLESFSRIKSTYSQEFYIFEIFSVVIFTIEYLLRVYTADFKYPSKTKIGSIGTFLSSPLAIIDLLAILPTYLPLIIPIDLRFIRILRLLRITRLFKINRYSNSLKLIAEVFKDKRSDLGVTIFVTFILLVIASTLMYYIEGQVQPDKFPNIIASFWWAVATLTTVGYGDVYPITGLGQFISGIIALLGIGLVALPTGILSSAFIDKINSKRRADVEKCPTCGRDL; from the coding sequence ATGACATTCAAACACAAAATATTTAATTTAGTTGATGAAAATAATAAGGGCAGTCTACCAAATAGAGCCTTTAATATTTTTATTGTCTTCCTCATAATATTGAATGTTACCGCTATTGTTTTAGAATCTTTTTCACGCATAAAAAGTACTTATAGTCAGGAGTTTTACATTTTTGAAATTTTCTCTGTAGTAATTTTTACAATAGAATATTTACTGAGAGTTTATACTGCAGATTTTAAATATCCAAGCAAAACAAAAATAGGTTCTATTGGGACTTTTTTAAGCTCACCTCTCGCGATTATAGATTTACTAGCAATCTTGCCAACTTATTTACCACTCATAATACCTATTGATCTCAGATTCATTAGAATTTTAAGACTTCTAAGAATCACAAGACTTTTTAAAATCAATAGATATTCAAATTCACTAAAACTTATTGCAGAGGTCTTTAAGGATAAACGCTCTGATCTTGGTGTAACAATATTTGTAACATTTATCCTCCTAGTCATTGCATCAACACTTATGTACTACATAGAGGGGCAAGTTCAACCTGATAAATTTCCAAATATTATTGCTTCGTTTTGGTGGGCGGTGGCAACTCTCACAACTGTTGGTTATGGCGATGTTTATCCGATAACAGGTTTGGGTCAGTTTATAAGTGGCATAATAGCATTATTAGGAATTGGTCTTGTCGCACTACCTACTGGTATTTTAAGTTCTGCTTTTATTGACAAAATCAACAGTAAGAGAAGAGCTGATGTGGAAAAATGTCCTACATGTGGTAGAGATTTATAG
- a CDS encoding ABC transporter ATP-binding protein, with the protein MDHVIKTVDLTKLYTTEEVETTALNNINIEIKKGEFVAIMGPSGCGKSTLLNILGLLDNPNSGEYHFVDHEVAKYSERQRAQLRKGSIGFVFQSFNLIDELTVFENVELPLLYMKVPSAERKTMVEEVLTRMNIMHRRNHFPQQLSGGQQQRVAISRAIVAKPDVILADEPTGNLDSANGEEVMKLLEQLNNEGTTIVMVTHSPHDSNYAHRVINLFDGQVVTENIREQFHV; encoded by the coding sequence ATGGATCATGTAATTAAAACGGTGGATTTAACAAAGCTTTATACTACTGAGGAGGTGGAGACTACGGCTTTGAATAATATCAATATTGAGATTAAAAAGGGCGAATTTGTTGCTATAATGGGACCTTCGGGTTGTGGAAAATCTACTTTGCTTAATATTTTGGGCTTGTTGGATAATCCTAATTCAGGTGAATACCACTTTGTGGATCATGAAGTGGCCAAATATTCGGAACGCCAGAGAGCGCAACTTAGAAAAGGCTCTATTGGCTTCGTTTTCCAAAGCTTTAACCTTATTGACGAGCTGACGGTATTTGAAAATGTAGAGCTGCCATTGCTTTATATGAAAGTGCCTTCTGCTGAAAGGAAAACCATGGTAGAAGAAGTGCTGACCCGCATGAATATTATGCACAGGCGCAATCACTTCCCGCAGCAATTATCCGGTGGACAGCAACAAAGAGTGGCTATTTCTAGAGCCATTGTAGCCAAGCCAGATGTAATCTTGGCCGATGAGCCAACCGGTAATTTGGATTCAGCCAATGGCGAAGAAGTGATGAAATTATTGGAGCAATTGAATAATGAAGGCACCACCATCGTGATGGTAACGCACTCCCCACATGATTCCAATTATGCGCACAGAGTCATCAATTTATTTGATGGACAGGTAGTGACAGAAAATATTAGAGAGCAGTTCCATGTGTGA
- a CDS encoding nucleotidyl transferase AbiEii/AbiGii toxin family protein → MIKEHCFTEEWLDAFKNQKEHKRIDKAILEKMIYAIHLLERIKANGLDFIFKGGTSLLLLLEEGNRFSIDIDIICNTKRDTLEKILSKVVDSSNFKSFELDEPRSYKTGIPKAHYSFAFDSATKGKYSGTILLDVLIEDSIYPELTERPVQTKWIEIEEETKIKLPTIDAITGDKLTAFAPNTIGIPYFKGKDQQPFSMEICKQLFDLSKLFERIENIEIVAQSFEVFATHEIEYRKTEKSDLTPENVLQDTLDTCLILAKKGSGTTDEKSKFIELQRGITAFGTGFLMVGNFRIDDAVPASARIAYLAAKILHKEMSPLQYYNGQDIKELTIENQNWNFLNRLKRQPDKSSFYYWYKTVELLGELK, encoded by the coding sequence ATGATAAAAGAACATTGCTTTACTGAAGAATGGTTAGATGCTTTCAAAAATCAGAAAGAGCACAAGAGAATAGATAAGGCTATTCTTGAAAAAATGATTTATGCAATTCATTTGCTGGAACGCATTAAAGCAAATGGGCTCGATTTTATTTTCAAAGGTGGAACCAGTTTGTTGCTCTTATTGGAGGAAGGAAATAGATTCTCTATTGATATTGATATCATATGCAATACTAAAAGAGATACTCTAGAAAAAATATTAAGTAAAGTAGTGGATTCGTCTAATTTCAAGTCGTTTGAACTGGATGAACCCCGTAGTTATAAAACAGGGATACCAAAAGCACATTATTCTTTTGCTTTTGATTCCGCTACCAAGGGAAAATATTCTGGGACTATTTTGTTAGATGTATTAATTGAAGATTCGATATATCCTGAATTAACGGAAAGACCAGTTCAGACCAAATGGATTGAAATTGAAGAAGAAACAAAAATTAAATTACCTACTATAGATGCAATTACTGGAGACAAGCTTACCGCTTTTGCACCCAACACAATTGGTATTCCGTATTTTAAAGGGAAAGATCAACAACCATTCTCCATGGAGATTTGCAAACAACTATTTGATTTAAGTAAACTGTTCGAAAGAATAGAAAATATTGAAATTGTTGCCCAAAGTTTTGAAGTTTTTGCAACGCACGAAATTGAGTATCGCAAAACTGAGAAATCTGATTTAACACCAGAAAATGTACTGCAAGACACTTTAGATACTTGCTTAATTCTTGCAAAAAAAGGAAGCGGAACAACAGACGAAAAATCAAAATTCATCGAACTGCAGAGAGGAATAACAGCTTTTGGTACTGGCTTCTTAATGGTTGGTAATTTCAGAATTGATGATGCTGTACCTGCTAGTGCACGGATTGCCTATTTAGCAGCTAAAATATTACACAAAGAAATGTCTCCGCTTCAATATTACAATGGGCAAGACATTAAGGAATTAACAATTGAAAACCAAAATTGGAATTTTCTAAATCGCTTAAAAAGACAACCCGACAAGTCAAGTTTTTACTATTGGTATAAGACTGTTGAATTACTTGGTGAATTAAAATAG
- a CDS encoding efflux RND transporter periplasmic adaptor subunit, which translates to MDKKIVQKKWTGKRLLLIGFGILILCLIVYQLLFADNRSTLNVNKDRLSIGTVKMGEFKDFIPVTGNVEPGETFYLDAIEGGIIAEIVRESGAIVEKGDTILTLTNSNLQLEVMQRETQLYEQINNLRQTRLLLDQNDLSQQAQLAEIDYQLNLLKPQYIRFKSLFEQKLISEREFEEVRENYEYNVKRKQLTYRSYRNDSVARVFQLRQLANSEARMQRSLDAVGKILNNLTLKASRDGQLATPQLEVGQSVNSGQRLGQIDVMNNYKIRVAIDELYLPRVDLGQKGSFSFSGEDYQLVINKIYPTISNGRFEVDMVFEGESPEGIRRGQTVRIKLELGATEETLLLPVGGFYKDTGGNWAYVINPANKDEAVKQPIRLGRKNIDYYEVLEGLAAGDQVIVSGYENYGDNEKLSLE; encoded by the coding sequence ATGGATAAGAAAATAGTACAAAAAAAGTGGACGGGTAAAAGGTTGCTATTAATAGGTTTTGGTATTCTCATTTTATGCCTGATTGTTTACCAATTGCTTTTTGCAGATAATCGCTCTACACTCAATGTCAATAAAGATAGACTGAGCATAGGCACGGTGAAGATGGGTGAGTTCAAAGATTTTATTCCGGTTACCGGCAATGTGGAACCAGGAGAAACTTTTTATTTGGATGCCATTGAAGGCGGAATTATAGCCGAAATCGTGCGTGAGTCCGGTGCCATAGTGGAAAAAGGCGATACCATTTTAACTTTAACCAATTCCAATTTGCAGTTGGAGGTGATGCAAAGGGAAACGCAACTTTATGAGCAAATCAATAATTTGAGACAAACCCGATTGCTGCTCGACCAAAACGATTTAAGTCAGCAAGCGCAATTAGCCGAAATTGATTATCAACTGAATTTATTAAAGCCACAATATATTCGCTTTAAAAGCCTGTTTGAGCAAAAACTGATTTCCGAAAGAGAATTTGAGGAGGTAAGGGAGAATTACGAATATAATGTAAAGCGCAAGCAATTGACTTATAGAAGCTATAGAAACGATTCCGTTGCCCGTGTTTTTCAATTACGCCAATTGGCCAATTCCGAAGCTAGAATGCAAAGAAGCTTAGATGCAGTCGGCAAGATTTTAAATAATTTAACCCTAAAAGCCTCCAGAGATGGTCAACTAGCCACACCTCAATTGGAAGTAGGGCAATCTGTGAACTCAGGTCAGCGCTTAGGGCAGATTGATGTGATGAACAATTACAAAATCAGGGTAGCCATAGATGAGCTGTATCTGCCAAGAGTAGATCTCGGACAAAAAGGAAGCTTTTCATTTTCTGGAGAGGATTATCAGCTAGTTATCAATAAAATTTACCCGACTATTAGCAATGGTAGATTTGAAGTAGATATGGTCTTTGAAGGGGAAAGTCCGGAAGGCATTAGAAGAGGGCAAACGGTAAGAATCAAATTGGAATTAGGCGCCACAGAAGAGACTTTATTATTGCCAGTTGGTGGTTTTTATAAAGATACGGGCGGTAATTGGGCTTATGTCATCAACCCAGCCAATAAAGATGAGGCCGTAAAACAGCCGATCAGATTGGGTAGAAAAAATATAGATTATTATGAAGTGCTGGAAGGATTGGCAGCTGGCGATCAGGTGATTGTATCGGGCTATGAGAACTATGGGGATAATGAGAAGCTGAGCTTGGAATGA
- a CDS encoding SH3 domain-containing protein produces MSFINSLFKGFIRSAVNQVGRDGGKVISNQVYGDSHSKPIRIVDNSHKQSKAHIESRENLISRGDVEAEGLKAMSVKLNIQNTVFGFIVSLFIPLVGPLYWLYNSLSSILTKSIPFYNISQVGIYKQDRRYKTGRRLEGYRTVKQKTNIKADPTDKEKSQLKLNSIVYLILAAIVGFAQYSFFYENVSNPENASKNEVDFKYAVVSSNSGLNLRSDSSLNATIITSIPNNDTVKIIKGTDKWLLVDYKENEGWVSKKYLVSIQEN; encoded by the coding sequence ATGAGTTTTATAAATAGTCTCTTCAAAGGTTTTATTAGATCTGCTGTTAATCAGGTTGGTCGAGATGGTGGAAAAGTGATAAGTAATCAGGTTTATGGTGATAGTCATTCCAAACCAATTAGAATAGTTGATAATTCACATAAACAGAGTAAAGCTCATATAGAATCAAGAGAGAACCTAATTTCTAGGGGTGATGTGGAGGCAGAGGGTTTGAAGGCCATGTCAGTTAAGTTAAATATTCAAAATACTGTTTTCGGTTTTATTGTTTCTCTGTTTATACCTTTAGTTGGGCCACTTTATTGGTTGTACAATTCTCTCAGTTCAATTTTAACTAAATCTATTCCATTTTATAATATTTCACAAGTAGGTATCTATAAACAAGACCGTAGATATAAAACTGGAAGGAGATTAGAGGGCTATAGAACGGTAAAGCAAAAAACCAATATCAAAGCTGATCCTACTGATAAGGAAAAAAGTCAATTAAAGCTTAATTCAATAGTATATTTAATTCTTGCAGCTATTGTAGGTTTTGCCCAATATTCTTTTTTCTATGAAAATGTCAGTAATCCTGAAAATGCCTCAAAAAATGAGGTAGATTTTAAATATGCTGTGGTAAGTTCTAACTCTGGTCTTAATCTTAGATCTGATTCTTCCTTAAATGCTACTATAATCACTTCAATTCCAAATAATGATACAGTAAAAATTATAAAAGGTACTGATAAGTGGCTTTTGGTAGATTACAAAGAGAACGAGGGATGGGTTTCAAAAAAATACCTTGTCAGTATTCAAGAAAATTAA
- a CDS encoding DUF1801 domain-containing protein codes for MKKSENEGVQLFLDEIKLIDSDKSTTLIEIRDIILNAFPKTKERVMYGGLVFFLNDEMFSGLFLNKHHVTLEFSNGYLMEDPKKVLEGKGKYRRHLKILTTEDILNKEVSFFVKQAV; via the coding sequence ATGAAAAAATCTGAGAATGAAGGAGTTCAACTATTTTTAGACGAAATAAAATTGATCGATTCTGACAAATCAACTACGCTTATTGAAATACGTGACATCATTTTGAATGCTTTCCCAAAAACTAAAGAAAGGGTCATGTATGGAGGTCTTGTATTCTTTCTTAATGATGAAATGTTTAGTGGATTATTCCTAAACAAGCACCATGTCACACTGGAATTTTCAAATGGATACTTAATGGAGGATCCTAAGAAAGTACTTGAAGGAAAAGGCAAATACCGAAGACATCTTAAAATATTGACTACAGAGGACATTTTAAACAAAGAAGTTTCCTTTTTTGTGAAACAAGCAGTATAA
- a CDS encoding IS110 family transposase, with translation MNYSNFIGIDISKTVLDIALLTMEGEIISVQWSNDRTSLLKEFEQFFTEYNLKKENTLICAEHTGHFGNKLLDVALSLDLDFWLESPYDIRHSQGLIRGKNDRVDAVRIAEYARRFVDKVRLIKSNSKAINQIKHLHTERSLLLQDMAKYKAQLKQEDGFLDLDYFKDKKKRILKLTSCLQKAIKQVENKIDEIIKNDEEIQASFTKIVSVEGVGKQTAIATIVATDNFRKFENPKKFACHVGCAPFSYNSGSSIRSRNKVSPKANKNLKTLYHMAALSILSTKGELRQYYDRKIDEGKNKMSVLNAIRSKIIHRIFAVIRDNRKYEKNYTHILA, from the coding sequence ATGAATTACTCAAACTTTATTGGTATTGATATTAGTAAGACAGTACTGGATATTGCCCTACTTACAATGGAAGGAGAAATAATTAGCGTTCAGTGGTCAAACGATCGAACCTCACTCTTAAAAGAATTTGAACAGTTCTTTACCGAATATAACCTCAAAAAGGAGAACACCTTAATATGTGCTGAGCATACTGGACATTTTGGTAATAAACTGTTGGATGTAGCACTTAGCTTAGATTTGGATTTTTGGTTAGAATCGCCTTACGATATTCGCCATTCACAGGGGTTAATACGTGGTAAAAATGATAGAGTTGATGCTGTAAGAATAGCTGAATATGCCAGACGGTTTGTAGATAAAGTACGCCTTATAAAAAGTAACTCTAAGGCTATCAATCAGATAAAACATCTGCACACGGAGAGAAGCCTACTACTACAAGATATGGCCAAATACAAAGCCCAGTTAAAACAAGAGGATGGATTTTTGGACTTGGACTACTTTAAAGATAAGAAAAAACGAATATTAAAACTCACCTCTTGTCTCCAAAAAGCCATTAAACAAGTAGAAAACAAAATAGATGAAATCATCAAAAATGATGAAGAAATACAAGCTTCATTTACTAAAATAGTATCTGTAGAAGGGGTTGGGAAACAAACAGCTATCGCTACTATTGTGGCTACCGATAATTTTCGCAAGTTTGAAAACCCTAAAAAGTTTGCTTGTCATGTCGGTTGTGCCCCGTTTAGTTATAACTCAGGCTCCAGTATCAGGTCTAGAAACAAAGTCTCCCCTAAAGCCAATAAAAATCTAAAGACTTTATATCATATGGCAGCCTTATCAATCCTATCAACCAAAGGAGAATTACGGCAATATTATGATAGAAAAATAGACGAAGGGAAAAACAAAATGTCAGTCCTTAATGCTATACGTTCAAAAATTATCCATCGAATTTTTGCAGTGATACGAGATAATAGAAAATATGAAAAAAATTATACGCATATACTTGCTTAA
- a CDS encoding CRISPR-associated protein Cas2, whose product MTIYTISYDLSNPGRDYDSLSNAIKSYGNWWHQSGSVWIIASINTNSASIRDYLKQFIDSNDKLFVAKLHGEWAGYGFTKEEYDWMKSKKW is encoded by the coding sequence ATGACAATATACACTATATCATATGACCTATCAAACCCGGGAAGAGACTATGATAGTCTTTCTAATGCGATTAAGTCATACGGGAATTGGTGGCATCAATCAGGTTCTGTTTGGATTATTGCTTCAATAAATACAAATAGTGCCAGTATCAGGGACTATCTAAAACAATTCATTGATAGTAACGACAAACTGTTTGTAGCAAAACTACATGGTGAGTGGGCAGGTTATGGCTTTACAAAAGAAGAATATGATTGGATGAAATCTAAAAAGTGGTAA
- a CDS encoding sigma-54-dependent transcriptional regulator: protein MNEHKAGTLLIVDDNQDLLNAAKIFLKRHFKRVDIESNPNLIPTLLQNDSYDIILLDMNFTRDVSTGQEGYHWLNKILEIDPSAVVVLITAYGDVNTAVKVIKQGATDFVLKPWDNEKLLATLHSALKLKNAGNKVSQLESTQRQLSADIDRRFRDIIGEGPAMQQVFETIKRVSRTDANVLITGENGTGKELVARAIHRNSLRDDKVFVTVDLGSVTDSLFESELFGHKKGAFTDAKEDRAGRFEVAQNGTLFLDEIGNISLPQQAKLLAALQNRKVTRVGSNKEVDIDIRLISATNMPIQDMIQSGKFRQDLLYRINTIEIKLPALRERVEDIPLLTEHYIKYYSKKYNKEIYKVSDAAFSRMCKYDWPGNVRELQHSIERAVILSNQSVLQPEDFFFQAADHESKKSDKVNLDHLNIEDVEKILIRKALDKNFGNITQAAQDLGLTRSSLYRRLEKYGL, encoded by the coding sequence ATGAATGAGCACAAAGCAGGCACCTTACTTATTGTTGATGATAATCAAGATCTTCTTAATGCTGCTAAGATTTTTTTAAAAAGGCATTTCAAAAGGGTAGATATCGAAAGCAATCCTAATTTAATTCCTACGCTGCTACAAAACGATAGCTATGATATCATTTTGCTCGATATGAATTTCACCAGGGACGTAAGCACCGGACAGGAAGGCTATCACTGGCTCAATAAAATTCTGGAAATTGATCCTTCTGCGGTTGTGGTGCTCATCACCGCTTATGGAGATGTCAATACAGCTGTGAAAGTCATCAAGCAAGGCGCTACTGATTTTGTGCTCAAACCATGGGACAATGAAAAGTTATTAGCCACTTTACATTCCGCCTTAAAACTCAAAAATGCCGGCAATAAGGTAAGCCAGCTGGAATCCACTCAAAGGCAATTATCAGCAGACATAGATAGAAGATTCAGAGATATTATTGGGGAAGGACCTGCCATGCAGCAGGTTTTTGAAACCATTAAAAGAGTATCTCGCACAGATGCTAATGTCTTGATCACTGGAGAAAACGGAACAGGGAAAGAGTTAGTAGCCAGAGCCATTCATAGAAATTCATTGAGAGACGATAAGGTTTTTGTCACTGTTGATTTAGGTTCTGTAACTGACAGTTTATTCGAAAGTGAACTATTCGGCCATAAAAAAGGGGCTTTTACAGATGCTAAAGAAGATAGAGCGGGTCGATTTGAAGTGGCCCAAAACGGAACGCTTTTTTTAGATGAAATTGGGAATATTAGCCTTCCACAGCAAGCCAAATTATTAGCCGCTTTACAAAACAGGAAAGTTACCCGCGTAGGAAGCAATAAAGAAGTTGATATCGATATCCGATTGATCAGTGCCACCAATATGCCTATTCAGGATATGATTCAATCAGGCAAATTCCGACAAGATTTACTTTACAGAATCAATACCATTGAAATAAAATTACCTGCTTTGAGAGAAAGAGTGGAAGACATTCCGCTATTAACAGAGCATTATATTAAATACTACAGCAAAAAGTATAACAAAGAAATTTATAAAGTGAGCGATGCCGCATTTTCGAGAATGTGCAAATACGACTGGCCTGGAAATGTGCGCGAGTTGCAGCACAGCATTGAAAGAGCAGTCATTTTAAGCAATCAATCGGTTTTGCAGCCGGAAGATTTCTTTTTTCAGGCTGCTGATCATGAAAGTAAAAAATCAGATAAGGTAAATTTAGATCACTTGAATATTGAGGATGTCGAAAAGATATTGATCAGAAAAGCCTTGGATAAAAACTTTGGAAACATAACGCAGGCTGCACAGGATTTGGGATTGACTCGCTCTTCATTGTATAGAAGATTGGAGAAATATGGGTTGTAA